From one Suricata suricatta isolate VVHF042 chromosome 8, meerkat_22Aug2017_6uvM2_HiC, whole genome shotgun sequence genomic stretch:
- the KCNA3 gene encoding potassium voltage-gated channel subfamily A member 3 has product MTVVPGDHLLEPEAADGGGGPPQGGCGGGGGGGCDRDRYEPLPPALPVAGEQDCCGERVVINISGLRFETQLKTLCQFPETLLGDPKRRMRYFDPLRNEYFFDRNRPSFDAILYYYQSGGRIRRPVNVPIDIFSEEIRFYQLGEEAMEKFREDEGFLREEERPLPRHDFQRQVWLLFEYPESSGPARGIAIVSVLVILISIVIFCLETLPEFRDEKDYPAASSQEQFEAAGNSTSGAPAGASSFSDPFFVVETLCIIWFSFELLVRFFACPSKATFSRNIMNLIDIVAIIPYFITLGTELAERQGNGQQAMSLAILRVIRLVRVFRIFKLSRHSKGLQILGQTLKASMRELGLLIFFLFIGVILFSSAVYFAEADDPTSGFSSIPDAFWWAVVTMTTVGYGDMHPVTIGGKIVGSLCAIAGVLTIALPVPVIVSNFNYFYHRETEGEEQAQYMHVGSCQPLSSSAEELRKARSNSTLSKSEYMVIEEGGMNHSAFPQTPFKTGNSTATCTTNNNPNSCVNIKKIFTDV; this is encoded by the coding sequence ATGACGGTGGTGCCCGGGGACCACCTGCTGGAGCCGGAGGCGGCCGACGGCGGCGGGGGCCCGCCGCAGGGtggctgcggcggcggcggcggcggcggctgcgaCCGCGACCGCTACGAGCCGCTGCCGCCCGCGCTGCCGGTCGCCGGCGAGCAGGACTGCTGCGGGGAGCGCGTGGTGATCAACATCTCCGGGCTGCGCTTCGAGACGCAGCTCAAGACCCTCTGCCAGTTCCCGGAGACGCTGCTGGGCGACCCCAAGCGGCGCATGAGGTACTTCGACCCGCTCCGCAACGAGTACTTCTTCGACCGCAACCGGCCCAGCTTCGACGCCATCCTCTACTACTACCAGTCGGGCGGCCGCATCCGCCGGCCCGTCAACGTGCCCATCGACATCTTCTCCGAGGAGATCCGCTTCTACCAGCTGGGCGAGGAGGCCATGGAGAAGTTCCGCGAGGACGAGGGCTTCCTGCGGGAGGAGGAGCGACCCCTGCCCCGCCACGACTTCCAGCGCCAGGTGTGGCTGCTCTTCGAGTACCCGGAGAGCTCCGGGCCGGCGCGGGGCATCGCCATCGTGTCCGTGCTCGTCATCCTCATCTCCATTGTCATCTTCTGCCTGGAGACGCTGCCCGAGTTCCGCGACGAGAAGGACTACCCCGCCGCGTCGTCGCAGGAGCAGTTCGAGGCGGCAGGCAACAGCACGTCGGGGGCCCCCGCCGGGGCCTCCAGCTTCTCGGATCCTTTCTTCGTTGTGGAGACCCTGTGCATCATCTGGTTCTCCTTTGAGCTGCTGGTGCGGTTCTTCGCTTGCCCAAGCAAAGCCACCTTCTCTCGAAACATCATGAACCTGATAGACATCGTGGCCATCATCCCTTATTTCATCACACTGGGCACCGAGCTGGCGGAGCGACAGGGCAATGGACAGCAAGCCATGTCCCTGGCCATCCTGAGGGTCATCCGGCTGGTGCGCGTCTTCCGCATCTTCAAGCTCTCCCGGCACTCCAAGGGGCTGCAGATCCTGGGCCAGACGCTGAAGGCTTCCATGCGGGAGCTGGGGCTGCTTATCTTCTTCCTCTTTATCGGGGTCATCCTCTTCTCCAGCGCGGTCTACTTTGCCGAGGCAGACGACCCCACTTCAGGGTTTAGCAGTATCCCGGATGCCTTCTGGTGGGCAGTGGTAACCATGACAACAGTCGGTTACGGGGACATGCACCCGGTGACCATAGGGGGCAAGATCGTGGGGTCGCTCTGTGCCATCGCTGGTGTCTTGACCATTGCTTTGCCGGTCCCTGTGATTGTTTCCAACTTCAATTACTTCTATCACCGGGAGACAGAAGGGGAAGAGCAAGCCCAGTACATGCACGTGGGAAGTTGCCAGCCCCTCTCATCTTCCGCCGAGGAGCTCCGAAAAGCAAGAAGTAACTCGACTCTGAGTAAGTCGGAGTATATGGTGATCGAAGAGGGGGGCATGAACCATAGCGCTTTCCCCCAGACCCCTTTCAAAACGGGCAACTCCACTGCCACCTGCACCACGAACAATAATCCCAACTCCTGTGTCAACATCAAAAAGATATTTACTGATGTTTAA